One Myxocyprinus asiaticus isolate MX2 ecotype Aquarium Trade chromosome 20, UBuf_Myxa_2, whole genome shotgun sequence genomic region harbors:
- the LOC127410889 gene encoding extracellular tyrosine-protein kinase PKDCC-like: MTFLKTPFGLFFFLALAVLTLTVVLKKWHFGLREEEAFGDDAPERNRLLQQLQERHQELKQLYVTSSEFINPHLSVNDSVFYINGEMSAGNTVTNETEIGCEELAGMKAVDFLGSGYTKTVLKVALPQGLFVALKSVNHQGTDMRMCMQDFKDSQSCHKLVSFKLRKEILLLQRLQHPNIVQLKGQCQDSVLVGGITAILEQGMPLQMIQLLQSPWEERFRVCLGLVRLLQYLSQSPLGSVALLDFQPRQFVMVSGELKLTDLDDASIKEPACQEDSDCLLQFPLHNFTHRCSPSRICKGLNEMRNLYNAYRYFFTYLLPHQAPPLLKPLIHQIMNSTGDLKQSINETLIAFEEVLHMYQSGQHLENLPPFITRDYAVLKGMRSVGNMEYRCWPSYNQQGCVLSVHSAREAALICSSHPQCTSFSLSNERTWTGRLLASFRSGFSHLVPDVNSAVYMRRVKASGAML, encoded by the exons ATGACTTTCTTAAAGACTCCCTTtggcctttttttctttcttgcctTGGCGGTTTTGACTTTAACAGTCGTTTTGAAAAAATGGCACTTTGGTCTGCGTGAGGAGGAGGCTTTTGGTGATGATGCTCCAGAGCGCAACAGATTGCTCCAACAACTCCAGGAAAGGCACCAAGAACTTAAGCAACTTTACGTCACATCATCTGAATTTATTAATCCACATTTATCTGTAAATGACAGTGTATTTTATATTAATGGGGAAATGAGTGCTGGCAACACGGTAACTAATGAAACGGAAATTGGTTGCGAAGAACTTGCTGGCATGAAAGCTGTTGACTTCCTTGGTTCAGGTTACACTAAAACAGTGTTAAAAGTAGCGTTGCCTCAAGGATTGTTCGTCGCCCTGAAATCTGTGAATCATCAAGGCACTGACATGAGGATGTGCATGCAAGATTTTAAAGATTCCCAGAGCTGTCATAAGCTCGTGTCTTTCAAACTGAGGAAAGAGATTTTACTGTTGCAGAGATTGCAGCACCCCAATATTGTACAg CTGAAAGGTCAGTGTCAGGACAGTGTTCTGGTTGGTGGCATCACAGCAATTCTGGAGCAAGGGATGCCACTTCAGATGATACAGCTCCTGCAGAGCCCCTGGGAGGAGCGCTTTCGG GTCTGTCTTGGCTTAGTTAGACTTCTTCAGTATCTGTCTCAATCACCGCTGGGTTCTGTGGCCCTGCTGGATTTCCAGCCTCGACAGTTTGTTATGGTGTCGGGAGAACTCAAGCTAACTGACTTGGATGATGCAAGTATTAAAGAACCAGCCTGTCAAGAGGACTCTGActgtttgctgcagtttcccctCCACAATTTCACCCACCGATGCTCGCCCTCTAGAATCTGCAAAGGTTTAAATGAGATGAGGAACCTCTACAATGCCTACAG GTATTTTTTTACCTACCTACTGCCTCATCAGGCCCCCCCACTACTAAAACCACTTATTCACCAAATAATGAACTCCACAG GGGATTTGAAACAAAGCATTAATGAAACACTTATTGCCTTCGAAGAGGTTTTGCATATGTACCAGTCTGGGCAGCACCTGGAAAATTTGCCACCATTTATAACCAGAG ATTATGCTGTCCTGAAAGGAATGAGGAGTGTTGGAAATATGGAATACAGATGCTGGCCATCATACAACCAGCAAGGCTGTGTTCTATCTGTGCACAGTGCCAGAGAGGCAGCTCTAATCTGTAGCTCTCACCCACAGTGCACAAGCTTCTCTTTGAGCAATGAAAGAACGTGGACAG GTCGACTTCTTGCCTCGTTCAGAAGTGGCTTCAGCCATCTGGTTCCAGATGTGAACTCAGCAGTCTACATGAGGAGGGTTAAAGCCTCGGGAGCCATGCTTTGA